Sequence from the Actinocatenispora sera genome:
CTGATCGCCCGGCCGCGTCCGGCACCCTCCGGGAACGTGGTCGCGAGCAGGGACAGCGTCGCCGGGCTGGCTGCCGCCGCGCCGGCGGCCTGGAGGGCGCGGGCGGCGACCAGCTGCCACGGCGACTGGGCGAGTCCCCCGGCGAGCGAGGCGACGGTGAACAGCCCGAGCCCGAGCACGAAGATGCGGCGCCGGCCGAAGACGTCCCCGCAGCGGCTGCCGAGCAGCAGCAACCCACCGAACACCAGGGCGTACGCGTTGACCACCCACTCCAGTCCCGGGCCGGAGAACCCCAGCCCGGTCTGGATCCGCGGCAGCGCCACCGTCACGACCATCGCGTCGAGCACGAACATCGTCTGGGCGGCGCAGATGATGGCCAGCGCGGCGCCCCGGGTACGCGAGCCCGCCGCGCGGCCGGCCTGCACGAAGCGGGTCATCGCGGCTCCGCGGCGAGCTCCAAGCGTCGATGCAGCGGCGTGCGCTGGATCTTGCCGACGGAGTTCTTCGGCAACTGCCACACGAACTGCACCCGGTCCGGCCAGAACTCCCGAGTCAGCCCGGCGCGGTCGAGGAAGTCGTGCAGCTCGGTGAGCGTCGGCGGGGTGCCGTCCGGGACGACGACGGCGCAGCACAGCTCGGTGCCCGGTACCGCCGGGTCGGGGTAGCCGATCAGCGCCAGCTCCTTGATCCCGGCATGCTTCGCGAGCAACCCCTCGACCAGCAGTACCGGTACCTTCAGCCCGTCGGCACGGATGATCAGGTCGCTGCGGCGGCCGACGATGCGGATGCCGTTGCGCCCGTCCGGGCGGGCGATGTCCCCGGTGTCGAACCAGTCGCCTTCCAGGCACGCCTCGTACACGTCGCGCTGGTTCAGGTAGCCGAGGCACTGCGAGGCGCCGCGAACCAGCAACCGGCCGGCCTCCTCGCCCTCCTCGGCGTCGATGCGGATGTCCATCCACGGGACCGGCCGGCCGTCGCTGTGGGTCGCCCAGTCGGCCGGATCGTCCGGCCGGGTCATGGTGACCGCGGCGTTCTCGGTCATGCCCCACAGCGCGTGCACCGGCACCTGGAACGTGTCGCGCACCGAGTCGATCAGGTCCGGTTGCAGCGGCGCCGAGCCGGAGACGATGCGCTGCAGCGAGCTGACGTCGCGGGGCCGCTCGTGCTGCGCGGCGATCATGTCGACCAGGAAGCCGGGCGCCATGTACGCCCAGGTGACGGAGTGCCGCTCGATCGTGTCCAGCAGCAACGGCACGTCGTAGGGCCGGTCGTAGATCATCAGCCAGGTGGCGTTGAGCTGCAACGGCATCAGCGCGCCGTAGGTCATGCCGGCCATGTGCAGGTGCGGGTGGGGCGTGACGATCACGTCGTCCGGGCCCAGCCCGTACGGCTCCGCACCGGCCCGGGTCGCCGCGTACAGCGTGTTGCTGGTGTGGGCGACCGCCTTCATCTGGCCGGACGTACCGGACGTGCTGACCAGCGCGGCGACCTCGTCCGGCCGCAGCGCGAGCGCCGGGTCCGGCGTCGGATGCGCGGTGTCGAGGAAGTACTCGGTGAAGTCGATCGCGTCGGCGGTGGAATCGGCGCCGATCACCACCAGGTGCCGTACCGTCTCCGGCGCCGCGGCGGCCACCCGGGCGGCGACGTCCATGTCGTCCATCCGGTCGATGCTGATGCACACCGGCGCCCGGGTGGCGGTCATGGTGAAGCGCAGATCGTGCTCCTCCAGCGCCGGGAACATCGCCGCGCTGACCGCGCCGATCCGGTTGCAG
This genomic interval carries:
- a CDS encoding AMP-binding protein; amino-acid sequence: MMYGAESLRLPSEERAAEYRAAGWWRDETFLDDLARAVDTRPDHPAIIAYRGDTAPRIISYRKLAELVERFAGALAALGVGRGDVVAMYLPNVWQITPLCLACNRIGAVSAAMFPALEEHDLRFTMTATRAPVCISIDRMDDMDVAARVAAAAPETVRHLVVIGADSTADAIDFTEYFLDTAHPTPDPALALRPDEVAALVSTSGTSGQMKAVAHTSNTLYAATRAGAEPYGLGPDDVIVTPHPHLHMAGMTYGALMPLQLNATWLMIYDRPYDVPLLLDTIERHSVTWAYMAPGFLVDMIAAQHERPRDVSSLQRIVSGSAPLQPDLIDSVRDTFQVPVHALWGMTENAAVTMTRPDDPADWATHSDGRPVPWMDIRIDAEEGEEAGRLLVRGASQCLGYLNQRDVYEACLEGDWFDTGDIARPDGRNGIRIVGRRSDLIIRADGLKVPVLLVEGLLAKHAGIKELALIGYPDPAVPGTELCCAVVVPDGTPPTLTELHDFLDRAGLTREFWPDRVQFVWQLPKNSVGKIQRTPLHRRLELAAEPR